From Branchiostoma floridae strain S238N-H82 chromosome 5, Bfl_VNyyK, whole genome shotgun sequence:
ATGAGTTACTCACCGACATTCTGCtaaatttgatgaaatttcgGGTCAACAAAAATGTGAAGAGGCCGCCACGCTTGTCGAAAAGGCTTGTGGGTAAAAAACGTCACTCGAGCGTAGGGGGGAGACCATTACAACTTTAGGGTGGATTTTAAGGAACgtttaagtttaaaaaatacacaattttcAACACTTTTAGTGCAATTACATATAGTGTATTTCATAAACTCTATTAATTTTTATTGTCTAACATGATTTATccctttttgtatatttttgcaaATTCAAATCACCCCTTCTTCAGTAGTCGATGATTCCATGACGTCACCCATGTGATCATTGCTAAGCCGCCATTTTggggaggagagagagagaaatcaGGCGATGAACTGAAGAAATCTGGCCTATAATTTGACGTTCTAACTAAAGTTCCTGTAGCTACAGATCACTAGTCAAGATGTTTGTCATCTGTGGACCAAAACTGTCCATATGTGGCTTCATTATCAGCATTTGGGGCATTATAATGATGGTAAGTTTgttatcatgattttttttttcgtcctaAATTTTTTGTCACCTTGAAATGTAATCAatttgatcaaggagcttttacatCAGATTTTGGTTGTGACCTAAAACTCCTAACCATTTAACTGTCTTATGTTTTACAGGGTTTGCTTGGAGTGTTCTTCCTGATCAAGAGCCCACTGCTTTTGGAGGACATTCCAGCGACAAAAGCCGACTTTGAAGAGTGagtttgatatttttatgagatatttttgttttctgaaatgtatactagtattcactATTGAATATTCACCTTTGAAGACAGCCAGTCGGTACCCAAAGAGTAATGAGGCTGCGCCAAAGTTAGGCGGGGTAGCCGtataataatatgatattaCAAGTGCTGGTGCAGGACAGCTGCCCTTGATTACTAATACTAtcatgctattttttttttgcatagaTGGCTGACTTAATGTCATTTTCCTTGTTACACTGTTACAGTTCAGAGCCTACTAGTAGTTACTTGGAGTCTGAATTAATTTCAGAAGCAATCGAAACATTACAACTTATCATATGACAACTATAGGCAATACACAATTTTAGGGTAttcactagtactagtactagtacattagAGTACTAGTATTACCAAAATGACACAAGTCCCCTTACTACCCACATTGTTCTCTTTCTCAATGACATCTTACAATCTGCATCTCTTCCCTCCTCACAGACGAGCGAAGGTAGATGCGATATTCCAGCAGAGCGCGTACAACTGCTGGGTGGTGGCGGGAGTCTACGTGTTCGTCGGCCTCTTCAGCTACTTCCAAATGAGAATGAACAGCAGACAGCAGTACGTCGTCACGTGAAAACATGGTGGCGTCAAAAATATCATAACTTTGTACCGATTTTCTGTTTGTGCAGAATACATATAGTCTTCATCATTAAGAAATGGGTTGTTACCAGTGATAGGTTACCAGTATGGCATAGAGCAGGCCAGGGCAAGTAGATAACTGCTTGTAACTTGGAAGAAAACATTTGAGTGTAGATAACTTGTATTGTTAATGCATAACAGTGAGATATGCAGAACTTAGTTTGCGACACTGTCAGGTTGTTTAGTCAATATAAGCAGTCGCTGTGTTCCTGTGAAGCTGGTTTGTTACACTGAAGAGCGggtataccggctatacagagaTTCAGATTGATTATTTAGAT
This genomic window contains:
- the LOC118415579 gene encoding ribonuclease kappa-B-like codes for the protein MFVICGPKLSICGFIISIWGIIMMGLLGVFFLIKSPLLLEDIPATKADFEERAKVDAIFQQSAYNCWVVAGVYVFVGLFSYFQMRMNSRQQYVVT